A window of the Sporosarcina sp. FSL K6-2383 genome harbors these coding sequences:
- a CDS encoding translation factor GTPase family protein, translating into MYKTIGILAHVDAGKTTFSEQLLYHTNSIKQRGRVDHKDAFLDSHAIEKERGISVFADQAIISYNNSTYTIIDTPGHVDFSPEMERAIQVMDYAIIIISASDGVEGHTETVWQLLRKHQVPTFFFINKIDREGTDVENILQEIRINLSEDVCDLTTAFHEGIMQEELIEFIAERDEALLETYMETGYDETLWLQAFKNMIRDNKVFASASGSALKDIGIAEFFTKLDVLTGTSYDDSGEFAAQVYKVRHDDNGNKVTFLKSVGGTLHVREEVHYGELAEKITQIRIYSGNKFKAVDQIHAGELFAVTGLTNASIGDGVGALKEKVTFDLIPTLKSKVVFDASIHVKEMLRCFNLLDAEDPSLRVFWDEHFQEIHVHVMGIIQLEVLKVIVKERFQFTVTFDEPKILYKETIATTVNGYGHFEPLRHYAEVHLKIEPADRNSGISFDNVCHANDLSIGNQNLVRHHVFERDHHGLLTGSALTDVKITLLTGRGHNEHTSGGDFREATRRALRQGLEQAHNLLLEPYYDYTIKVELDLIGRVLSDIQQAHGSFEPPETLGDKVLVKGRVPVATFMNYSTAFASFTHGKGTLRLQFSGYDRCHNEEQVIELLGYNKNADPEYTSTSIFCAKGKGYPVPWDEAEAAMHCV; encoded by the coding sequence ATGTATAAAACAATCGGTATCCTAGCACACGTCGATGCGGGAAAAACAACATTTTCAGAACAACTTCTTTATCACACCAATAGCATTAAACAACGGGGGCGCGTCGATCATAAGGATGCCTTCTTGGATAGCCATGCCATCGAAAAAGAGCGTGGCATCAGCGTTTTTGCAGATCAAGCAATCATCTCATATAACAATTCGACCTATACGATTATCGATACGCCCGGGCATGTCGACTTTTCTCCGGAAATGGAACGCGCCATTCAAGTGATGGACTACGCCATCATCATTATTAGTGCAAGCGATGGTGTCGAAGGTCATACCGAAACCGTCTGGCAGCTACTTCGTAAACACCAAGTACCCACATTTTTCTTCATCAATAAAATCGATCGTGAAGGAACGGATGTAGAAAATATTTTACAAGAGATTCGCATTAATTTGTCAGAAGATGTTTGCGACCTTACAACCGCCTTCCACGAAGGTATCATGCAAGAGGAGCTCATCGAATTTATCGCAGAGCGTGACGAAGCACTGCTGGAAACCTATATGGAAACTGGTTATGACGAGACGCTATGGCTCCAAGCATTCAAGAATATGATCCGGGACAATAAAGTGTTCGCCAGCGCCAGCGGTTCTGCACTAAAAGACATCGGCATTGCAGAATTTTTCACGAAACTCGATGTCCTGACAGGGACCTCCTACGATGATTCCGGTGAGTTTGCGGCACAAGTGTACAAAGTTCGGCATGATGATAACGGCAACAAAGTGACATTCCTCAAATCAGTAGGCGGTACACTTCACGTTCGTGAAGAGGTTCATTACGGGGAGCTGGCTGAAAAAATTACTCAAATCCGTATTTATAGCGGCAATAAATTCAAGGCAGTCGACCAAATTCATGCAGGTGAATTATTCGCGGTGACTGGCCTAACAAATGCATCCATAGGTGATGGCGTAGGGGCTTTGAAAGAAAAAGTGACATTTGACCTCATACCCACCTTGAAATCGAAAGTTGTTTTTGATGCATCCATCCATGTCAAAGAGATGTTGCGTTGCTTCAACCTATTGGATGCCGAGGATCCCTCTCTACGCGTCTTTTGGGACGAGCACTTTCAGGAAATTCACGTACATGTCATGGGCATCATCCAACTTGAAGTGTTGAAGGTAATCGTCAAAGAACGATTTCAATTCACTGTCACTTTCGATGAACCCAAAATTCTTTATAAGGAAACCATTGCTACAACCGTAAACGGCTACGGCCATTTCGAACCACTACGACATTACGCAGAAGTCCATTTGAAAATCGAACCCGCCGATAGAAATAGCGGTATTTCCTTCGATAACGTCTGTCACGCTAATGATCTGTCGATTGGCAATCAAAATCTAGTCCGCCATCATGTATTTGAACGCGACCATCACGGGCTATTAACCGGCTCCGCCCTCACCGACGTCAAAATCACATTACTGACAGGACGAGGACATAATGAGCATACCTCTGGCGGTGACTTTAGAGAAGCTACACGTCGAGCCTTACGCCAAGGGTTAGAGCAAGCCCACAATCTATTACTTGAACCCTACTATGACTATACAATCAAAGTCGAGTTGGATCTGATTGGGCGTGTGCTATCAGACATTCAACAAGCACATGGCAGCTTTGAGCCTCCCGAAACACTCGGAGATAAAGTGCTCGTCAAAGGACGTGTTCCTGTTGCAACCTTCATGAACTACAGCACTGCCTTTGCTTCCTTCACGCATGGCAAAGGAACGCTACGCTTGCAATTTAGTGGCTATGATCGTTGTCATAACGAAGAGCAAGTGATTGAACTGCTTGGCTACAACAAAAACGCAGACCCGGAATACACATCCACCTCCATCTTCTGCGCAAAAGGGAAAGGCTATCCAGTCCCTTGGGATGAAGCAGAGGCAGCTATGCATTGTGTATAG
- a CDS encoding class I SAM-dependent methyltransferase: MDDKDYDRLLRIKTGGTREWQTQSSHYNRYEATPYVALDELFREYTLKRTDGVVDFGCGKGRLAFYLHHHFQVSVTGIEMSAQLYQEALENQASYCGKLKQLGGAIWFERCLAEDYEVAITDNHFYFFNPFSIQIFMRVIARILRSVEQHKRSVDIILYYPTTDYSQFLETATPFVWLQEIKVPGLYEQNNNERFLVFRLDADN; this comes from the coding sequence ATGGACGATAAAGACTATGATCGCTTGCTACGTATTAAAACCGGTGGCACGCGGGAGTGGCAAACTCAGTCGTCACATTACAATCGTTACGAAGCGACGCCTTATGTGGCGTTGGATGAATTATTTCGTGAGTATACACTGAAGAGAACGGATGGGGTCGTCGATTTTGGCTGCGGTAAGGGACGGCTGGCATTTTACCTGCATCATCACTTCCAAGTATCGGTGACGGGGATTGAAATGAGTGCACAGTTATATCAGGAGGCACTTGAAAATCAGGCCAGTTACTGTGGGAAGCTTAAGCAACTGGGGGGTGCTATTTGGTTTGAACGCTGTTTGGCAGAGGACTATGAAGTGGCGATAACGGACAATCATTTTTATTTTTTCAACCCGTTCTCCATTCAAATTTTTATGAGAGTCATTGCCCGTATTTTACGTTCAGTTGAGCAACACAAGCGGTCAGTTGATATTATCCTGTACTACCCGACAACCGATTATAGCCAATTCCTTGAAACAGCAACACCTTTTGTATGGTTACAGGAAATAAAGGTCCCTGGATTATATGAACAAAATAATAATGAACGTTTTTTAGTTTTTCGCTTAGATGCAGATAACTAG
- a CDS encoding Cof-type HAD-IIB family hydrolase has product MRLIAIDLDGTLLSENGIISEANREAVLEVQKQGDIVAISSGRALPDVEKILQPAGIVCPIMTGNGAVSYYKGQEIQRFSIPTKVVEEVIEILGKSGVHYEIYTAQGIYNGQGGKEVLQEEILHATKQQVTGWAGEMLHHYLDNQYDLNETLSTATIGIPNVSHLNVYKLLVLSLNEAKLAELSKVLSGRADLFLTSSGVFNLELGHPDAGKGNALRFMAGHLEIPLENTVAIGDNYNDVSMFEIAGMSIAMGNAEEPLKEMSTYVTKHHNEDGVAHALRTYILQK; this is encoded by the coding sequence TTGAGATTAATCGCGATTGATCTTGATGGTACATTATTATCGGAGAATGGCATAATTAGCGAGGCCAATAGAGAAGCAGTTTTGGAGGTGCAAAAACAGGGGGATATCGTGGCGATTTCCTCTGGACGTGCCTTGCCAGACGTGGAGAAAATTCTACAACCAGCGGGAATTGTTTGTCCGATTATGACGGGAAATGGTGCAGTTTCTTATTATAAAGGACAAGAGATTCAACGTTTTTCAATTCCAACTAAAGTTGTTGAGGAAGTCATTGAAATACTTGGGAAAAGTGGAGTTCACTATGAGATTTACACTGCACAAGGCATCTATAACGGACAAGGTGGTAAGGAAGTTCTACAGGAAGAAATTCTCCATGCAACGAAACAACAGGTGACGGGTTGGGCTGGGGAAATGCTTCATCATTATTTGGACAACCAATATGATTTGAATGAAACGTTATCAACAGCTACCATTGGGATTCCAAATGTGTCACATTTAAACGTATATAAACTGTTGGTGCTATCACTGAACGAGGCTAAGCTAGCAGAGCTGAGCAAGGTGTTATCAGGAAGGGCTGATTTGTTCCTTACTTCATCAGGCGTTTTCAATTTAGAACTGGGTCATCCTGATGCGGGGAAAGGGAATGCCTTGCGATTCATGGCGGGGCACTTGGAGATTCCATTGGAAAACACGGTCGCCATTGGAGATAATTATAATGATGTATCGATGTTTGAAATTGCTGGAATGAGCATCGCAATGGGCAATGCGGAAGAGCCGTTGAAGGAAATGAGTACGTATGTAACGAAGCACCATAATGAAGATGGAGTTGCTCATGCTTTACGGACATATATTTTACAGAAGTAA